CGCGACGATGGAAGCGATGCTCGACGGCCCCTTCGGCTCGGCGCTGTTCCTGATCGAAATCCTGCGCGCGCGCGGCATAGCTATTCCACCCGGAACATGGGTGTCCGCCGGTGCGATCACCGGTATTCATGAAATCAGGCCGGGCCAGCGTGCCGAAGCAATCTTCGACGGAAAAATCCGCGTCGGCTGCTCGATCAAAGGCTATTAAGCCAACAACAGGAGAGGATTATGGCACAGGCATTCGCGGACGGAGGGACGGCGGCGCCGGTGCCTCGGTCGGGGCGCTACCGCTGGCTGATCGTCGCGGTGCTGTTCGCCGCTACCACGGTCAATTATATCGACCGCACCATGCTCGGCCTGCTCGCGCCGACGCTCGGCGACGAGCTGAAGTGGACCGAGAACGACTATGGCAACATCGTCACCGCCTTCCAGTTCGCCTATGCGCTGGGCTTCCTGCTCATGGGCTGGCTGATCGACCGCTTCGGTCCCAAGATCGGCTACGGAATCGCCATTGCGATCTGGACGATCGGCCATGTCGCGCATGGTTTCGCCTCGTCGGTCGTCTCCTTCATGCTCGCGCGCGTCATCCTCGGCGTCGGCGAGGCGGGGCATTTTCCGTCGGTCGTCCGCGCGTCGAGCGAATGGTTCCCGCAAAAGGAACGCTCCTACGCGATCGGCTGGGTCAACAGCGCGACGACGATCGGCGTTATCCTCACCGCGCCGACGGTCGCCTTGTGCATGCGCGTGCTGGGCTTCGACTGGCGCGAAACCTTCATCTACACCGGCGCTTTCGGCCTCCTGCTCCTGCTCCTCTGGCTCTGGCTCTACAGCAACCCGCGCGAAAGCGGGAAGGTCAGCGAGGCCGAGCTCGCGTGGATCGAACATGATCCGCCCGAAAAGATCGAGCGCATCGGCTGGAGCAAGATCGTCACCAAGCGCGAGGCCTGGGCCTTTGCGATCGCCAAATTCCTGACCGACCCGGTGTGGTTCCTGATGCTCTTCTGGCTGCCCAAATATTTCAGCACCACCTATGACGTCGACTTGAAGATCGTGCTGCTGCCAATGATCATCATGTATCTGCTCTCCGACGTCGGCAGCATCTTCGGCGGCTGGGTGTCGTCGAAGCTGATCCAGTCGGGCCACAGCGTCAATTTCGCGCGCAAGGTCACGATGATTGGCGCGGGCCTTTGCGTGCTGCCCCTGCTGTTCGTCACGGGCCTTGCCAATATGTGGCTCGCGGTCGTGCTGATCGGCATCGCGCTCGCCGGGCACCAGGCCTTTTCGTCGACGATCCTGTCGATCCCGCCCGACATGTTCCCCAAACGCGCGGTCGGCTCGGTGATCGGGCTCGGCGGCTTCATGGGCGGGGTCGGCGGCATGATCATGGCGAAGTCGACCGGGCTCGTGCTCGACGCGACGGGGGGCAATTACACGGTCATCTTCGCGGCCTGCACGACCGTCTATTTCCTCGCGGTGCTCGCGGTCCATATCCTGAGCCCGCGCCTCGAGCCGGTCAGCGTGGAAAGCGGAAAATAGCTCCATGCCGCGCCCGCTGCGCCTCTCCCCCGACCGCCTCTTTCCGTCCGATCCGGCGCAGCGCGACATCGCGCGCCGGCTCTATGCGGAGGTCGCGAATCTCCCGATCGTCAGCCCGCACGGGCACACCGACCCGAGCTGGTTCGCGGGCAACGCGCCTTTCGGCAATGCGGCGGAGCTGCTGCTCCACCCCGACCATTATGTGTTCCGGATGCTCTATTCGCAGGGCATATCCCTCGACGCGCTCGGCATCCGCGACGGGCAAGCCGATCCGCGTGAAAGCTGGCGGCTGTTCGCCTGGAACTACCATCTCTTCCGCGGCACGCCGAGCCGCATGTGGATGGACTGGGTGTTCGCCGAGGCCTTCGGCTTCGACGTGCAATTTTCGGCCGAGACGTCGGACCTCTATTACGACCGGATCACCGAGGCGCTGGCGACCGACGCCTTCCGCCCGCGCGCGCTGTTCGACCGCTTCGGGATCGAGGTGATCGCGACGACCGAAAGCCCGCTCGACACGCTCGAACATCATGCCGTCATCCGCGCCGCCAACGCCAGCGGCGAATGGGCGGGCCGTGTCATCACCGCCTATCGCCCCGACCCCGTGGTCGATCCCGAGTTCGAGGGCTTTCAGGGCAACCTCCAGCGCTTCTCCGACCTCTCGGGCGAGGATGCGTTC
This genomic interval from Sphingopyxis chilensis contains the following:
- a CDS encoding MFS transporter yields the protein MAQAFADGGTAAPVPRSGRYRWLIVAVLFAATTVNYIDRTMLGLLAPTLGDELKWTENDYGNIVTAFQFAYALGFLLMGWLIDRFGPKIGYGIAIAIWTIGHVAHGFASSVVSFMLARVILGVGEAGHFPSVVRASSEWFPQKERSYAIGWVNSATTIGVILTAPTVALCMRVLGFDWRETFIYTGAFGLLLLLLWLWLYSNPRESGKVSEAELAWIEHDPPEKIERIGWSKIVTKREAWAFAIAKFLTDPVWFLMLFWLPKYFSTTYDVDLKIVLLPMIIMYLLSDVGSIFGGWVSSKLIQSGHSVNFARKVTMIGAGLCVLPLLFVTGLANMWLAVVLIGIALAGHQAFSSTILSIPPDMFPKRAVGSVIGLGGFMGGVGGMIMAKSTGLVLDATGGNYTVIFAACTTVYFLAVLAVHILSPRLEPVSVESGK